One window from the genome of Bacilli bacterium encodes:
- a CDS encoding recombinase family protein → MMRKQQVDQSKITALYCRLSRDDGGDAESNSISNQKAILNKYAAENGFTNPRFYVDDGWSGANFNRPGFQEMLGDIEDGVVGAVICKDMSRFGRDYLNVGLYTEMTFPDAGVRFIAIYDNVDSANAVDNDFTPFRNIINEWYCRDISKKVKAGMKARALKGEHLTGNVPYGYLWSDTDPKKWVIDEEAAEVVREIYRLYIGGMTFKQIAEEMSNRKIDPPSKHMMQIGLYKYGRRLNLEDPPEFWHLATIIVIIDRYEYAGHTVSYRREKISYKNKKSVQNPESDWIVTRDTQEAIIDEETWQTAHRIRESGRRRKIIAHDKSPLNGLIFCDTCGNKLYYKPTPRLKSHGGCYMCGYYLHYKLCTTHYIRRDDLDGMVLTHLRKVTAFAKAHEDEFTRMVERKTKRSGDDALRKNEKELAEGLNRLNEIDHIINRLYEDKVVGELSAERFAKMLAGFEAEQSQLRTRCEQLRIVIAEDRENNDGVERFIKLVRQFTDITVLTTELAVTLIEKVIVGQAEKIDGQLRQKVRIIYNFIGDVTGEIPE, encoded by the coding sequence ATGATGAGGAAACAGCAGGTTGACCAAAGCAAAATCACTGCACTGTATTGCCGTTTGTCCCGTGATGACGGCGGCGATGCGGAGTCCAACAGCATTAGCAACCAAAAGGCGATTCTGAACAAGTATGCCGCCGAAAATGGCTTTACCAATCCAAGGTTCTATGTCGATGATGGATGGTCGGGCGCGAATTTCAATCGCCCCGGCTTTCAGGAAATGCTCGGCGACATCGAGGATGGTGTCGTTGGGGCGGTAATATGCAAAGATATGTCAAGGTTCGGTAGAGACTACTTGAATGTTGGTCTCTACACAGAGATGACCTTTCCAGACGCAGGCGTTAGGTTCATTGCCATATACGATAACGTGGATAGCGCGAATGCAGTGGACAACGATTTCACGCCGTTTCGGAATATCATAAACGAGTGGTACTGCCGCGACATCTCCAAAAAGGTTAAGGCAGGGATGAAGGCCAGGGCGCTAAAGGGAGAGCATCTCACAGGCAACGTTCCCTATGGATACCTGTGGTCTGATACCGATCCCAAAAAATGGGTGATTGACGAGGAAGCCGCGGAAGTGGTACGGGAGATTTATCGACTCTACATTGGGGGTATGACTTTCAAGCAAATTGCCGAAGAAATGAGCAATCGGAAAATTGACCCGCCTTCCAAACACATGATGCAGATCGGACTATACAAGTACGGCAGACGCCTCAATCTTGAGGATCCGCCAGAATTCTGGCACTTGGCGACAATCATTGTGATTATCGACCGTTACGAGTATGCAGGACATACCGTCAGCTACCGTAGAGAAAAGATATCCTATAAAAACAAGAAAAGCGTCCAAAACCCTGAAAGTGACTGGATTGTTACCCGTGATACACAAGAGGCGATCATCGACGAGGAAACCTGGCAAACTGCTCACAGGATCAGAGAAAGTGGCCGGCGCAGAAAGATCATCGCTCACGATAAAAGTCCACTCAACGGTTTGATTTTTTGTGACACGTGTGGGAACAAGCTGTATTACAAGCCTACACCGAGGTTGAAATCCCACGGCGGATGCTATATGTGCGGGTACTATCTGCATTACAAACTCTGCACAACGCACTATATTCGACGGGATGATTTGGATGGAATGGTGCTCACCCATCTCCGCAAGGTCACGGCTTTTGCCAAAGCGCATGAAGACGAGTTCACCAGAATGGTGGAGCGGAAAACAAAGCGAAGCGGTGATGACGCTCTCCGTAAAAACGAGAAAGAGCTCGCCGAGGGGCTGAATCGCCTAAACGAAATCGACCATATCATAAACCGACTATATGAGGATAAGGTGGTCGGCGAATTAAGCGCCGAGCGGTTCGCAAAAATGCTCGCCGGCTTTGAGGCAGAACAATCACAGCTCCGCACCCGTTGTGAACAACTGCGAATTGTCATCGCCGAAGACAGGGAAAATAACGATGGTGTGGAGCGGTTCATAAAACTGGTAAGGCAGTTCACAGATATTACCGTATTGACTACAGAGCTTGCGGTGACACTTATTGAAAAGGTCATCGTCGGGCAAGCGGAAAAAATCGATGGACAACTGCGGCAAAAGGTCCGAATCATTTACAACTTCATAGGTGATGTGACTGGGGAAATTCCTGAATAG
- a CDS encoding galactokinase family protein, translating into MEKNFTRLDKLFKEIFNEEPTDHFSCGGRIEIIGNHTDHNHGLCLVGNCSLAIDASAKVNNTSKVSIYSEGMGLIEVDLSELSIVEKEKGTSQGIIRGVANAIAQKNGLVSGFNAYMSSNIPAGAGVSSSAAFEVLIGQIFNYFFNGSHFGELFLAQAGQYAENKYFGKPCGLLDQIGVAFGKANFLDFADIKQPAIIGLPFNLPLSLFLITPPGTHADLVDAYAKIPNSMFHVAHYFNQEFLRDINPRYFLEADMLHDIQLPEDEIAIARHFFTENERVLKAKTALLENDVDLFLEQIRASQHSSHHNLHNTFLEGEYHGSPQEAIDVLSPLINHNGAIRIHGGGFKGSILAFIKPEIKEAFIDGVKASFPNYPIEEIFISPEGGRHIASPLK; encoded by the coding sequence ATGGAAAAAAACTTTACGCGGCTGGATAAACTATTTAAAGAAATCTTTAATGAAGAACCAACCGATCATTTCTCTTGCGGAGGGCGAATTGAAATTATCGGTAACCATACCGATCATAACCATGGCTTATGTTTGGTTGGCAATTGCTCGTTAGCTATCGATGCCAGCGCTAAAGTAAATAATACTTCCAAAGTAAGTATTTATTCTGAAGGCATGGGGCTGATTGAAGTCGACCTAAGCGAACTAAGTATCGTTGAAAAAGAAAAGGGAACCAGTCAGGGAATCATCCGGGGTGTGGCAAACGCTATCGCTCAAAAAAACGGCCTCGTAAGTGGATTCAATGCCTATATGAGCAGCAATATTCCTGCGGGAGCGGGAGTTTCTTCTTCCGCCGCTTTTGAGGTTTTAATCGGCCAGATTTTTAACTATTTTTTTAACGGCTCCCACTTTGGCGAACTTTTTCTCGCTCAAGCCGGTCAGTATGCCGAGAACAAATATTTCGGCAAACCCTGTGGTCTGCTTGACCAAATCGGTGTCGCTTTCGGCAAAGCAAATTTTCTTGATTTTGCTGATATCAAGCAACCGGCTATTATCGGACTTCCCTTTAATTTACCCTTATCTTTGTTTTTAATTACACCGCCGGGCACACATGCTGATCTGGTTGATGCCTACGCTAAAATTCCAAATAGTATGTTTCATGTCGCTCATTATTTCAATCAAGAATTTCTTCGTGATATCAACCCCCGTTATTTTCTCGAGGCCGATATGCTTCATGATATCCAGCTACCGGAGGATGAAATAGCCATCGCCCGCCACTTTTTTACTGAAAATGAGCGCGTGCTGAAAGCTAAGACTGCCTTGTTAGAAAATGATGTCGATCTATTTCTTGAACAAATCCGCGCCTCACAGCATTCTTCCCACCACAATCTTCACAATACCTTTCTTGAAGGCGAATACCACGGCAGCCCTCAAGAAGCCATTGACGTCCTAAGCCCACTTATTAATCACAATGGAGCAATTCGTATCCACGGTGGGGGTTTTAAAGGTTCAATACTGGCCTTCATTAAGCCCGAGATTAAAGAAGCCTTTATCGACGGAGTCAAGGCTTCGTTTCCAAACTATCCTATTGAAGAAATATTTATTTCACCTGAA
- a CDS encoding thioesterase: protein MKLFYSTSYKLTTNFFDAYDRLTAEGILDLCQDIAGRHATMLGLGFAPLNERHLHWVVLRNRFVGVLFLW, encoded by the coding sequence ATGAAACTTTTTTATTCCACCAGTTATAAACTAACCACCAATTTCTTCGATGCTTATGATCGGCTTACGGCCGAAGGAATATTGGATCTATGTCAAGACATCGCCGGTCGTCATGCGACCATGCTGGGCTTAGGCTTTGCGCCGCTTAATGAGCGCCACCTTCATTGGGTGGTGTTACGTAATCGGTTTGTGGGAGTGTTATTCTTATGGTAG